In Vicinamibacteria bacterium, a single window of DNA contains:
- a CDS encoding ATP-binding protein, which translates to MTSLTLAQKSDLEPQSEANELALPKAPVSPEDTGISREFLLELTLRIAQTTKQFTTEWLAERICLPSRVVLNLVDELRTERTLAVLGQSGNFGLQLGITERGRAVALESMKTTSYVGPAPVTLKAYSDLMEAQLARLPKVTPERVSEAISELVLPEETVQIAGLASFSSRSLFLHGPPGNGKTSLGQMLHAAVDGDLWIPHCIGIGNSIIRVFDPECHRPTTWETRAREVDRRWMRIRRPFIIAGGELTIESLDLAYHEGLGYYEGPLHLKANGGTFLIDDFGHQRVDHSELLNRWIHPLESRVDYLTLKTGQKFPVPFRPMLIISTNLDPDKVMDPAFLRRMGYRIFMNNPTPTQYREIFERYAQREGITVPEGLLDTLLQHYQADDRPHRSCEARDLIERAKDICRYRSESVRLTDDIMDLAWRGYFGRRERWAENSTGEPSESPY; encoded by the coding sequence GTGACTTCACTGACTCTGGCGCAAAAAAGCGACCTCGAACCGCAGAGCGAGGCGAATGAGCTCGCCCTACCCAAAGCTCCGGTGAGCCCCGAGGATACCGGAATCTCGCGAGAGTTTCTCCTCGAGCTCACGTTGCGCATCGCGCAGACCACCAAGCAGTTCACCACCGAGTGGCTCGCCGAGCGGATCTGCCTCCCGAGCCGCGTCGTGCTCAATCTCGTCGACGAGCTTCGCACCGAGCGCACGCTCGCCGTGCTCGGTCAGTCCGGCAACTTCGGCCTGCAATTGGGAATCACCGAGAGAGGACGCGCCGTGGCTCTCGAGTCGATGAAAACGACCAGTTACGTGGGGCCAGCTCCGGTCACGCTCAAGGCCTACTCCGATCTGATGGAGGCGCAGCTCGCGCGGCTCCCGAAAGTGACGCCGGAACGGGTGTCGGAAGCCATCTCCGAGCTCGTACTGCCCGAGGAGACCGTCCAGATTGCCGGGCTGGCGAGCTTTTCCTCCCGGAGCTTGTTCCTGCACGGGCCTCCGGGGAATGGCAAAACATCCCTCGGCCAGATGCTCCACGCCGCCGTCGATGGAGATCTCTGGATCCCTCACTGCATCGGTATCGGCAACAGCATCATTCGCGTGTTCGACCCCGAATGCCACAGGCCGACCACCTGGGAGACGCGGGCTCGCGAGGTTGATCGACGGTGGATGAGAATCAGACGGCCGTTCATCATTGCCGGTGGAGAGCTGACGATCGAGTCACTCGACCTCGCCTACCACGAAGGGCTCGGCTACTACGAGGGCCCTCTGCACCTAAAGGCGAACGGTGGAACGTTTCTCATCGACGACTTCGGGCACCAGAGAGTCGACCATTCGGAGCTTCTCAATCGATGGATTCATCCATTGGAAAGCCGCGTCGACTACCTGACTCTCAAGACGGGCCAGAAGTTCCCCGTGCCTTTTCGTCCCATGCTGATCATCTCCACCAACCTGGATCCGGACAAGGTGATGGATCCCGCGTTCCTGAGACGCATGGGCTATCGCATCTTCATGAACAATCCCACGCCGACTCAGTACCGTGAGATCTTCGAGCGCTACGCCCAGCGCGAGGGCATTACCGTGCCCGAAGGCCTGTTGGATACCCTGCTCCAGCATTACCAGGCGGACGACCGGCCGCATCGAAGCTGCGAGGCCCGGGATCTCATCGAACGGGCGAAAGATATCTGCCGTTATCGAAGCGAGTCCGTCCGCTTGACGGACGACATCATGGACCTCGCCTGGCGCGGCTACTTCGGCAGGCGGGAGCGCTGGGCCGAGAATTCGACAGGCGAACCATCAGAAAGTCCCTATTGA
- a CDS encoding Flp family type IVb pilin, whose protein sequence is MIQMNALVQQIVRFVREEDGPTAVEYALMLVLVALAVALALPNISQAVIAIFTAMANALAVP, encoded by the coding sequence ATGATTCAGATGAATGCTCTCGTTCAGCAGATTGTCCGCTTCGTGAGAGAAGAGGACGGACCGACGGCCGTGGAGTACGCGCTCATGCTCGTTCTCGTGGCTCTCGCGGTGGCCCTCGCGCTGCCAAATATCTCTCAGGCGGTCATCGCGATCTTCACCGCCATGGCCAACGCGCTCGCAGTTCCGTAA